A window of the Cystobacter fuscus genome harbors these coding sequences:
- a CDS encoding efflux RND transporter periplasmic adaptor subunit: MRRQNLTAMRTMAAVLGFSVLAGCSGQVERQSVATPQEKPAPSAEPSPTDSAQDERFVGVVLGNEMVEIIAPFEGQLARLGVQSGDRVKAGTLMGNMALEQLRSAEQMAQAQLEQAEADRKRVEVEAHTATERLQRYLKPPDGVLSTDELSDARNEQKTALSQVAVARALIRERQASLAQIRQRLEEAVFRAPFDCVVAIRYLDPGSRVQAGAPILRLIQAGDFRVRFALPEKHSGRATVGLPIRIFLPALGKELPGKLESISPEVDTPSRMIFAQALLQSSDDAVRAGMVARVSLSARLSPPAPPSDGGQPGQNSGE; encoded by the coding sequence GTGCGGAGACAAAACCTCACCGCCATGCGCACCATGGCCGCGGTGCTTGGTTTCTCGGTACTGGCCGGGTGCTCCGGCCAGGTGGAACGACAGAGCGTAGCCACTCCCCAGGAGAAACCGGCTCCCAGCGCCGAGCCATCTCCCACGGACTCCGCCCAGGACGAACGCTTCGTGGGCGTAGTGCTCGGCAACGAAATGGTGGAGATCATCGCCCCGTTCGAAGGCCAGCTGGCACGCCTCGGCGTCCAGTCGGGGGATCGCGTCAAGGCGGGAACGCTCATGGGAAACATGGCGCTGGAGCAGTTGCGCAGCGCGGAGCAGATGGCCCAGGCCCAGCTCGAACAAGCGGAGGCCGACCGGAAACGGGTCGAGGTGGAGGCTCACACAGCCACCGAACGGCTCCAGCGCTACCTGAAGCCCCCCGATGGCGTCCTCTCCACCGATGAACTCTCCGATGCACGCAACGAGCAGAAGACCGCGCTCTCCCAGGTGGCCGTCGCGCGAGCGCTCATCCGCGAGCGGCAAGCATCACTCGCGCAGATCCGCCAGCGGCTCGAGGAAGCGGTGTTCCGTGCACCCTTCGACTGCGTGGTGGCGATTCGCTACCTGGACCCCGGCTCCAGGGTCCAGGCCGGAGCGCCCATCCTGCGGCTCATCCAGGCGGGTGACTTCCGGGTACGCTTCGCGCTTCCGGAGAAGCACAGCGGCAGGGCCACCGTCGGCCTCCCGATCCGCATCTTCCTCCCCGCCCTGGGCAAGGAGCTCCCCGGGAAGCTCGAGAGCATCTCCCCCGAGGTGGACACACCCTCCCGGATGATCTTCGCGCAGGCCCTCTTGCAGTCGTCCGACGATGCCGTCCGGGCGGGCATGGTGGCTCGCGTGTCACTGTCAGCCAGGCTCAGCCCTCCGGCGCCGCCGTCCGATGGCGGGCAACCAGGGCAGAATAGTGGCGAGTGA
- a CDS encoding bifunctional metallophosphatase/5'-nucleotidase, producing MPHPLSKTLLVLSSLLWLSACQTARTVTLVGMADYHSHALPFFSEGQPGQGGVARTMAYLRAARAKPDTLVVSGGDMVNQGVPTWSDVYGCVEWPWFNGVVDVMALGNHDLDYGAEAFARCRASISYPVLCANLLGSNGVPYFQVDGRPYLVREVGGVRVGFFAVAGPDMQRLVKPEHLPVGTRWTDATAAARGVVDALRTRERVAAVVLIGHQQREADMALARAVPGIDLILGSHSHEKEGLRRLPGTDTYLLSPYQYLTYLSEVRLRFQAGRLVGMDGGLVKMDASKPEDPRTAEEVARLQAALVADRPELFVEMGRRVTPLRDDGVTTGPSEVGIWATEVWRRAVGAHAFFATASTFRAGLPAGPVAAEVFFGAFPYRNTLVTAKMTGAQLRAWVELSESKRGSDSYSQFSGVRYTVRQGRVEDLRVLVNPATPGSGFEPVLPERIYRVATTDFQAFVAPGYKEAWARAASPQRTAWDSQSLLAGALYTDRP from the coding sequence ATGCCCCATCCCCTGTCGAAGACCCTCCTCGTCCTCTCGAGCCTGCTGTGGCTGAGCGCCTGTCAGACGGCGCGCACGGTGACGCTGGTGGGGATGGCGGACTACCACTCGCACGCGCTGCCCTTCTTCTCGGAAGGGCAGCCGGGGCAGGGCGGGGTGGCCCGGACGATGGCCTACCTGCGCGCGGCCCGAGCGAAGCCGGACACGCTGGTGGTGTCCGGAGGGGACATGGTGAACCAGGGCGTGCCCACGTGGAGTGACGTGTACGGGTGCGTGGAGTGGCCGTGGTTCAACGGCGTGGTGGACGTGATGGCGTTGGGCAACCACGACCTGGACTACGGCGCCGAGGCCTTCGCGCGCTGCCGGGCCTCCATCTCCTACCCGGTGCTCTGCGCCAACCTCCTGGGCTCGAACGGCGTGCCCTACTTCCAGGTGGACGGCCGTCCCTACCTGGTGCGCGAGGTGGGGGGAGTGCGCGTGGGGTTCTTCGCGGTGGCGGGGCCGGACATGCAGCGCCTGGTGAAGCCGGAGCACCTGCCCGTCGGGACGCGGTGGACGGATGCGACGGCCGCGGCGCGGGGCGTGGTGGACGCTCTGCGCACCCGGGAGCGCGTGGCCGCCGTGGTCCTCATCGGCCACCAGCAGCGCGAGGCCGACATGGCGCTGGCTCGGGCGGTGCCCGGGATCGATCTCATCCTCGGCTCGCACTCGCACGAGAAGGAAGGTCTGCGGCGGTTGCCCGGGACGGACACGTACCTCTTGTCGCCCTACCAGTACCTCACCTACCTGTCCGAGGTGCGGCTGCGCTTCCAGGCCGGGCGGCTCGTGGGGATGGACGGGGGCCTGGTGAAGATGGATGCCTCGAAGCCGGAGGATCCCCGAACGGCGGAGGAAGTGGCGCGGTTGCAAGCGGCGCTCGTGGCGGATCGCCCGGAACTCTTCGTGGAGATGGGCCGGCGGGTGACGCCGCTGCGAGACGACGGCGTCACCACGGGCCCGTCCGAGGTAGGCATCTGGGCCACCGAGGTGTGGCGCCGGGCGGTGGGCGCCCATGCCTTCTTCGCGACGGCCTCGACCTTCCGGGCGGGACTGCCGGCGGGACCGGTGGCGGCGGAGGTCTTCTTCGGGGCCTTTCCGTACCGCAACACGCTGGTGACGGCGAAGATGACCGGGGCGCAGCTCCGAGCGTGGGTGGAGCTGAGTGAGTCGAAGCGGGGCTCGGACTCCTACAGTCAGTTCAGCGGCGTGCGCTACACGGTGCGCCAGGGCCGGGTGGAGGACCTGCGTGTGCTCGTGAATCCCGCGACGCCCGGGTCGGGTTTCGAGCCCGTGCTGCCCGAGCGCATCTATCGCGTGGCGACGACGGATTTCCAGGCGTTCGTGGCGCCGGGCTACAAGGAGGCCTGGGCACGGGCGGCCTCTCCCCAGCGCACCGCGTGGGACTCCCAATCGCTGCTCGCGGGGGCGCTGTACACGGACCGGCCCTGA
- a CDS encoding methyl-accepting chemotaxis protein translates to MSSLRRLTVHHKLSLLLVIILAVFVTSHAVQESTLDRFQVGGPVHQQLKLQAETYDTVQALLGELHAARAVLHLMLAPSSEDGARQLVRQWEEIAAGVDVRFERALSVTDAPDARLYVEDARVAWEGYARAVRTRVFAVSEAERSRVLANFLEGAHTRRYARLAELLEAAANSLRLRSSELELEVARTLRRARWGLAAVDGGLGLFLLVFLAAVGRSITRPLKELMVAARQVEKGDLSLQLATPGEDEIGQLSRILGQMVSQLRELMLAVRQAGQEMAGAVERLASAADEQGRSIERQATAVTRTNAVAEELSHASELAERQVAGVLSTAERADEVGRSGKEVLTGSLRGIQELRGQFEAIARHVVELAEHSVKVSTLTETVRDLAEQSHVLALSAGIEAARAGPEGQGFRVVAVEIRSLADRSVKETVAVREQLRRSSRAMRDTVAITARGRARMEAELEQVRTGGERLEELTRMLQESSISLRSIVQVVKQQHEGLGQIFSAVNELSRTTDKAVVSVAAMRQSAEQLRGTTARLTEALSGFRL, encoded by the coding sequence ATGTCCTCGCTGCGCCGCTTGACGGTCCATCACAAGCTCTCGCTGCTCCTCGTCATCATCCTCGCGGTGTTCGTGACGAGCCACGCCGTCCAGGAGTCCACGCTGGACCGATTCCAGGTCGGCGGTCCCGTGCACCAGCAGCTCAAGCTGCAGGCGGAGACGTACGACACGGTCCAGGCGCTGCTGGGTGAGCTGCACGCCGCGCGCGCGGTCCTGCACCTCATGCTCGCGCCCTCCAGCGAGGATGGGGCGCGGCAGCTGGTCAGGCAGTGGGAGGAGATCGCCGCGGGCGTGGACGTGCGCTTCGAGCGAGCGCTGTCGGTGACGGATGCCCCGGATGCCCGCCTGTACGTCGAGGACGCGCGCGTGGCCTGGGAGGGATACGCCCGGGCGGTACGTACGCGCGTCTTCGCCGTTTCCGAGGCGGAGCGGAGCCGGGTGCTCGCGAACTTCCTGGAGGGGGCCCACACGCGCCGCTACGCGCGGCTGGCCGAGCTGCTCGAAGCAGCGGCCAACAGCCTGCGCCTGCGCTCCAGCGAGCTGGAGCTCGAGGTGGCGCGCACGCTACGGCGGGCCCGGTGGGGACTCGCGGCGGTGGATGGGGGGCTCGGACTCTTCCTGCTCGTGTTCCTCGCCGCGGTGGGGCGCTCCATCACCCGGCCCCTGAAGGAGTTGATGGTGGCGGCGCGGCAGGTGGAGAAGGGAGACCTGTCCCTGCAACTGGCCACTCCCGGCGAGGACGAGATCGGCCAGCTCTCGCGCATCCTCGGGCAGATGGTGTCGCAACTGCGCGAGCTGATGCTGGCGGTGCGCCAGGCGGGCCAGGAGATGGCCGGGGCGGTGGAGCGGCTGGCGAGCGCGGCGGACGAGCAGGGGCGCAGCATCGAGCGGCAGGCGACGGCGGTGACGCGGACGAACGCGGTGGCCGAGGAGCTCAGCCATGCGTCCGAGCTGGCGGAACGGCAGGTGGCGGGCGTGCTGAGCACGGCCGAGCGGGCCGACGAGGTGGGTCGCTCCGGCAAGGAGGTGCTGACCGGGAGCCTGCGGGGCATCCAGGAGCTGCGCGGACAGTTCGAGGCCATCGCGCGGCACGTGGTGGAGCTGGCCGAGCACAGCGTGAAGGTGTCCACGCTGACGGAGACGGTGCGGGACCTGGCCGAGCAGAGTCACGTGCTGGCGCTGTCGGCGGGCATCGAGGCGGCGCGGGCGGGGCCGGAGGGACAGGGCTTCCGGGTGGTGGCGGTGGAGATCCGCTCGCTGGCGGACCGCTCGGTGAAGGAGACGGTGGCGGTGCGCGAGCAGCTCAGGCGCTCGAGTAGAGCCATGCGCGACACGGTGGCCATCACCGCGCGGGGCCGCGCCCGGATGGAGGCGGAGCTCGAGCAGGTGCGGACGGGAGGCGAGCGCCTGGAGGAGCTCACCCGGATGCTCCAGGAGTCGAGCATCAGCCTGCGGAGCATCGTCCAGGTGGTGAAGCAGCAGCACGAGGGCCTGGGGCAGATCTTCTCGGCGGTGAACGAGCTGTCACGCACGACGGACAAGGCGGTGGTGTCGGTGGCGGCCATGCGCCAGTCCGCCGAGCAGCTGCGCGGCACGACGGCGCGGCTGACCGAGGCCCTCTCGGGCTTCCGGTTGTGA
- a CDS encoding phosphate ABC transporter substrate-binding protein yields MLHSLHSPAILSVSNLQTPGARLGARSRAWVLGLALLLGSGPGCQRPAGSHTPLVYAGSGSIGDTVLSPLSEGFVRRGGPPVEAKHYVGSAEGFKLLMEGRADVSGLARSLRSTEKARHPYYVIIGYAALAVYVHPDNPVTALSRAQLKAFFTGQLKNWKDVGGLDAPVELVTVKLSTGSGTTDFFRETVLEGAPFAPTHAFEHPREVRSYVASHPHALAWGTLAPDVQGVRVLPLDGVAPGPESIRTADYPLSRPMVLAARGVPDGPLKDFLDYVMSPEGQAIVARSFIPVREVH; encoded by the coding sequence GTGCTCCATTCGTTACACTCCCCCGCCATCCTGTCCGTCTCCAATCTCCAGACTCCCGGGGCTCGCCTCGGGGCGAGGTCCCGCGCGTGGGTGCTCGGGCTGGCGCTGCTGCTCGGAAGCGGCCCGGGCTGCCAGCGGCCGGCCGGGTCCCACACGCCCCTCGTCTACGCGGGCTCCGGCAGCATCGGCGACACCGTCCTGTCACCGCTCAGCGAGGGCTTCGTCCGTCGGGGAGGTCCGCCCGTCGAGGCGAAGCACTACGTGGGCTCCGCGGAGGGCTTCAAACTCCTGATGGAGGGGCGCGCGGACGTGAGCGGCCTGGCGCGCTCGCTCCGGAGCACGGAGAAGGCCCGGCACCCCTATTACGTCATCATCGGGTATGCCGCCCTCGCGGTGTACGTCCACCCGGACAATCCGGTCACCGCCCTCAGCCGGGCCCAGCTCAAGGCGTTCTTCACCGGCCAGCTGAAGAACTGGAAGGACGTGGGTGGACTGGATGCGCCCGTGGAACTCGTGACGGTGAAACTGTCCACCGGCTCGGGCACGACGGACTTCTTCCGGGAGACGGTGCTGGAGGGAGCCCCGTTCGCGCCGACCCATGCCTTCGAGCACCCGCGCGAGGTGCGCTCCTACGTGGCCTCGCATCCGCACGCGCTCGCGTGGGGGACGCTGGCGCCTGACGTCCAGGGCGTCCGGGTGCTGCCATTGGACGGCGTGGCGCCAGGACCCGAGTCGATTCGCACGGCGGACTACCCGCTGTCCCGGCCCATGGTGCTGGCGGCCCGGGGCGTGCCCGATGGGCCGCTCAAGGACTTCCTCGACTATGTGATGTCACCCGAGGGCCAGGCCATCGTCGCGCGCTCCTTCATCCCCGTCCGAGAGGTGCACTGA